The sequence CTGCGATTGGAGTTTTATTCAGGGCATTTCCCTGCACTCACCGCGTAGCCTTTACAACAGCGACGGTGATTCGACGAAATGAATGTCAATCGCAGCTCACGGACCAGTGACCACCTTGAATGGTACTACTATGAATGCACGGTGGAGATCTGTAAAACCACCTCAGGCCACCAAACTTGTGCTTATGtgtagaaatattaaataaagagcactttattatttttagtcgCACGCCCAttacacaatacaaatattttttgacaAGATGCTGGACAAATGGTAAAATATAATGCTGCTCATGCTTTAGTCTTCTATCAGTTAGAGATGAGCTGAAAATACAAGTCAACAGTAGGTCCTATATGATCTATGCATGTAAATTATTAACCAAAATTCATGAGGTTATCTATAAAAGGAATGGAAGCATTAATTCATGAATTtaagtttatttgttttctgcATAAGAAAAAATGAGAACCAACACAAAATGAAGGTACAAATGAGGGAAAAACAAGCTTAATCAGTATTCTAATTTTTCATAACAAGACTGCCACCATTATCGTTCAATATTCATATCAATAACATCTCTAAATTTGAGATGCCATTAAAATCGTTATCAATAGTAATCAAAACAGTGATGAGAATACTGAAAAAATAGTAAGTACAGTTATATAACAAGTGATAATCAAGTGTCAATGGAAAAAGTGAAAAGATAATATAAAAAGCATTTCTCCATGTTCTACCTATATACTCTGAACAGTGCAACACTGTGTGATCCCACATCCTGCACTGCACTACAACCCAGTCCATGTTCATTTAATGAGCTACAActtgacaataaaatgtaacaaaagtAACTTGTATTTGCTGAGatatactgaaaaaaaaacttccaagTTGACTTgtctaaaatgtaattacatgtAGCTCATGCTTAAACCATGGACTAGTTCAAAGTGTCAAGGCAAGGGAGTTCCATTATAGTTTGCATTATGAACGCTTCCAATCCAATgctttttggtttatttaatgAGACAAAGCAAGAGAAAGAATAACTTTGGAATATCATTTTCTTTATatagttcattaaaaaaaatctttttttagttTAGCATTTTGTTAAAGTATTAATAGTAtcaataacagtaaaatacaaaataaaaaccaaaaaagaaaatcgtCTTTAGTATTTCGTGTCCTTCAAATCACACCTCCTGTTGACCTGATGAATAGTTCACAGGTCCACTAAGGAGCCTTTCCTTCTCTCCTGGCAGGTTTTGAAGAAAATACTTTCATCCAGCTCAGTATGAGCATGCAGTTTGCAACACAAAATGCTTAAAGAACATGAAAAAATGACAACTCTCTCCCATACCGCTAAATGATTTTGCTTTTaccataaataaatgaactttgTGTTTTTCTATTGACAATATGGGGTTATTCTCTAACAAATTTAAATGATCAGAGGGTATAAAGTATATAATTTTGCTGTTCCACAAATTCATATAAAATTGGGAAAGTACAGACTTTGGCTTCGTGCACAGCGGCTAGGTCTGATTCATTTTTGTCCATGTGCTATGCTAATcctttaaaaataacatgaaatgcTGATTAATACTTCATTTTAATTAGATGAAGAATTAGAAGTTCGCCATACAACAAAATCGTTTTTATGTGGAACaagaaaactttaaaaacatgtttgagATTTTAAAAGGGTCAAAGTGCTGTATCTGACCATCTGACATCTTTACCTCTCAACTAGAGTTCTGCTGATGAATATAGGATTGTCATGATggtttggtttaaaaaaaaatagcaTCATACTGTTAACTTCCTAGTTTTGTGTGTCTGAATTTTGATACTCTCCCAAAATCTTCATATTCCACAATTCAGCCATATTCGTCATCCTTATTATTTCATTACCATTAACTGTTAGTACAGTCTAGACATTTCGTCCAACTTAACCTGAACGTTTAATGAAAAATTCTGTTTACAGAATAAATTGCTTTGAATTAACAGGATGACTTAAAATAAATCAGCTTAGAAACACCTCCTCTACATAAGCTTTAAAACAGGTTTAAGACCACCCTAGCTCAAGCAAAAACAGTACCAGATAATTAACAACCTAGAGCACTTTGGTTGAGTTTTTGGGTGCGTCATTACAACAGAGTCTCCCAatcaaataaagtgttttgtgtaaatGCCAGTACATTATTACCCAACATTATAGGAGCTTAAACTGAGATGATGTTGTGAAAGATGGACCATAGTCACATAAGCATTAGCATGTCCATGATTATCATTTCAGTAGATTATTTATAGTAAAATTATGCTGTGGCATAGGTCATTAAAAGGAGCCCTGTATGCAAAGACTCTACATAACAATGTCTTGCTGATATCAAAGGAGAGAGTGAAGATGGCCAGAGCAATCTGGGCCCACTTCAATCTTAGAGCCTTGAAAAACATAGCTTAAAAGTCCAACACCCATCTTCTGTCTACTGAAAGCCAACAAGTCTAGTGGGTCCGCAAACTGCACCAGCTTTAATTCATTCTTTAGCTGGAGTTTCTAGCTGGTGATGGAGAAGAAGACTGGATTGCAAGACCAGTAGACCCAGTACCAGATCCATTGCTGACCAACGATGCAAGCTGACCAAAGTTAGTGGTTTTCAAGGTGGCAAGATGCCGCGGTGAGAAGACGTGGTCACGTGCTGCAGCCCTGGATTCAAATTCAACCCCACAGGCCTCGCACTTGCCTCTCAAAGTCTCACGGCCTGTTGACTGGTTGACAGTATATGATGAAGGTTCCATAACTGTCAGTTGTACAGGTTTGGGAAGGATGGGACGGTTGGCTCGAAGGGCATTGTATTGTAGGTAGCTACTCGAGCTAACGTCTATCTTCTTAGAGGGGTCACTGGGATTAGGGGACTGTAAAGGAGGTAAAgcaaaaatataatgtaaattttgtttttcttacagAAGAACTAAGAAAATGTTATCGACGTCAGTAAAACAAAGTGTACAAAGCCTAAATgtaaaaagatatttagaagaatgttggtaaccgtacattgacttctattatacagacacaaaaccaatgtgaatgggtactgccattgtttggttaccaacattcttcataatatcttctcttatgttctgcagaagaaagtcatacaggtttgaaatgacaagagggtgagtaaatgatgacagaatcttcattttttaatttccaTATCCCTTTCATCCAATTAAAACTTattaatgaaattaaaacttgaaaataaaatcaCTCAGAACTAATACTAAGAACCATTCATTCCATCTTATCTTGTCtattatacaggtgctggtcatataattagaatatcatcaaaaagttgatttatttcactaattccattcaaaaagtgaaacttgtatattatattcattcattacacacagactgatatatttcaattgtttatttcttttaatttgatgattataactgacaactaatgaaaatcccaaattcagtatctcagaaaattagaatattacttaagaccaatacaaaaaggatttttagaaatcttggccaactgaaaagtatgaagatgaaaagtatgagcatgtacagcactcaatacatagttggggctccttttgcctgaattactgcagcaatgcggcgtggcatggagtggatcagtctgtggcactgctcctggtgttatgagaggccaggttgctctgatagtggccttcagctcttctgcattgttgggtctggcatatcgcatcttcctcttcacaataccccatagattttctatggggttaaggtcaggcgagtttgctggccaattaagaacagggaaaccatggtccttaaaccaggtactggtagctttggcactgtgtgcaggtgccaagtcctgttggaaaatgaaatctgcatctccataaagttggtcagcagcaggaagcatgaagtgctctaaaacttcctggtatacggctgcgttgaccttggacctcagaaaacacagtggaccaacaccagcagatgacatggcaccccaaaccatcactgactgtggaaactttacactggacctcaagcaacgtggattctgtgcctctcctctcttcctccagactctgggaccctgatttccaaaggaaatgcaaaatttactttcatcagagaacataactttggaccactcagcagcagtccagtcctttttgtctttagcccaggcgagacgcttctgatgcttcctgctgctgaccaactttatggagatgcagatttcattttccaacaggacttggcacctgcacacagtgccaaagctaccagtacctggtttaaggaccatggtatccctgttcttaattggccagcaaactcgcctgaccttaaccccatagaaaatctatggggtattgtgaagaggaagatgcgatatgccagacccaacaatgcagaagagctgaaggccactatcagagcaacctggcctctcataacacctgagcagtgccacagactgatccactccatgccacgccgcattgctgcagtaattcaggcaaaaggagccccaactaagtattgagtgctgtacatgctcatacttttcatcttcatacttttcagttggccaagatttctaaaaatcctttctttgtattggtcttaagtaatattctaattttctgagatactgaatttgggattttcattagttgtcagttataatcatcaaattaaaagaaataaacatttgaaatatatcagtctgtgtgtaatgaatgaatataatatacaagtttcactttttgaatggaattagtgaaatcaactttttgattatattctaattatatgaccagcacctgtacataATACATGTGACTACTTACTATGATAGAAGTTTTGCAAAGAGACAATGTTCTCACCATCTTTTCTTGTTGAAGCCTCCAGCGTTTCTCCTTGGCACGTGTGTTTTGGAACCATATTTGCACAACCTTTAGTGGAAGCCCAAGCTCTGTCCCTATCGCCTCACACTCCAGTGCATTAGGATGAGCGCACGTCTCATAACATGACTGGAGAATGGACAGCTGAAGACCATTCAGGTGAGTTCTGGGTCGCCTTGGGGTGAAGTTCTGCTGTATGTAGCTTGTTTCTTTTTGGCTTGGAGCAGAAGGCGGTTTAACCGCCACGGGGGATGGCATGGTGGTGATGGTGGGTGTTGGCCGCGGGGCACTTAGGCCTAATTGTTCTCTTGAAAGAGTGTTTATCTTGAACGGACCTTTTTGGGACCAGTATTTGAGCCCATTGTGTTTCTGAGATGCCAGGGCAGAAGATTTGTTAATTGGCGTAGTGGACGATTTTGGCACTGTGCGATTGGTAGATTTAACTTCTACTTGGTAATCAGGATCGTCTTCATCTGTATGATCAGACTCCACCTTCCTTTTCTGAGCAGATCGAGATGCGGGAGTCCCACTGACCAAGAGAGGAACTGCAACTGGTGTGGCCAACACCTTGGGAGCTATTTTAACCATCGTAACCGGGGTTGCTTCCGCTTTGATCTTGTGTGCCATTAAAGGACTGGCAGACACAACAGTGAAGGAGGGCATCTCATTTAATCTACTTGGACCTTGAGTTGGGGTTTTCACCGGTTCCTTGACTTCCTCTTtcactttttctgtttttggaGGTACATTTCCAGTTTGGGATTTTCCAGAGGCCCAACCAGTAGAGGGGCTTGGGTTTGGTTTAGGTGGGGATGAGACTATGGGTTTAGTGAGTGGCCAGGTGAACTTTATTAGTGGTTTCCCAACAGCCGCCAAAGTGCCATCACTGATAAACCGAACTTCTCCCTTTCGCTCCCTGGCCCTCATATTTTGGAACCAGATCTGAACCACTTTCTTCGGAAGGTTAACCCACTCAGATATTTGTTCAAATTCATGTTTTCCCGGATTTGGATCTTTGAAATAACATCCGTAGAGAATATCCAGCTGGTCGGCATGGATGATGGTCCTGGACCGTCTCATGTCCCTGAAGCGTCGTACTTTTTGCCTCTTTTGATCTTGCTCCTTTTCTTGCtccttctctttttctctttccatGAGTGTGCTAACTTTCTCTGCCGCCCTCATGTACACAGTGCTAGTCTTAGCCAAATTATTGCGATTAGTACTGTTATTGGAAGATGGGATTGCGATGGCAGAATCGGGCTTCACCTGAACAACAATAAGACCTCCATCTCCAGTAATACCAATATTTGCTGGTCTCAGACCCAGACCATCAAGCAAATGACTTTTCTGTACAGAGGGGTTGTTGGTTGTAGATAAAGGTGATATAGTAGAGCTGTGGTTTTTCCCAATGCTTAGGTCCAAAGCTGCCTCACAATCATTACCATTGGATAGGTAGGAGCTGGTGGCAGATGCATTAAGGGGTTCAGAAAGTGCTGCTGAATTTCTGGTAACTACTCGAGTTTTTGAAAAGGCTGTCACTTTACCCCGATCTCCCTCTGAAACACCAACCCCGATAACTGAGGAAGGAAGCGAAAGTACATACGGGCTGTATAACTGGGTAGAAAGTGGGGCCAATGAAAGGGACAGGGGCAGTGGTTGCAAGATCCCAGTTGGAACCCCCTGATGATCAACTGCAACTGAAAGAGGAGTTGGAGGGTCTGCTTGTTCCTCCAACTGAAGATCAAGATCAATGTCTTGTTTCTCCTGCTTGACCTCTACCTCTTTGTcaatctcactctctctctttcttctctttgcACTTGTTTCATCATCATACTCATCCTCGGCATCCGAGAGAAAGACTGTGGTTGAACGAAGAACCTTTCCACCACCACTGGATTTTTCACCCGTCATCTCTACCTGTAAAGGTTGTTTGACCGGGCTACCCGATTCTTCCTTTACTGAACTACTTTGACTCTCTTCAT comes from Triplophysa rosa linkage group LG23, Trosa_1v2, whole genome shotgun sequence and encodes:
- the zfhx2 gene encoding zinc finger homeobox protein 4: MQEEPGETLGGDINRGSMWLCPLCQESQPDRANLSFHLTDKHSVLPACLDKLLDIAALKHPSMAEDEEPIALNDADVTSPQMNLENTKSPSVAALNKSESTDAGDNDDSSQDKELDEEMEGLKNQENDAGGLELDQENVDQSAKTPEASVSSGSNTNSVTSKRDNRPFKCNACLESFPTRTALSVHYNSTTHIQRMRTGTVKENDSTPFLARPYVSNKPYQCAVCRVSYNHAITLESHLKSVLHQSRSRSAGNATPSSTVNTGNGTMVTNLAVTTVGSTAQLVNASTSNCITQANLTTSAVTTKDGEQVQPQLAPSLLSSPVASAQAMSAILTLLTSSPNSVPHSILPSLFTTGASATPGAATPQLIPQHQMLMPLVLNGLQTQIQGQNSDSPNQLLQQAVPVLGLSAAQQALLAQRLSGLQSQWAAFGIPTTTTPQNSEEPNNGADLTVTSKMKVEPCDLAMSLKSEEDWKSDGVKTEFCNNGDNKQEIVDDGTMCDEKEQIKSDKEVKTKGEKGSEKEDSSSKVIEASGSPVLSDPSHDLSHKHTVNSSGPVNCTFRNTNLALRSSGHRMAKAYPLLSSGRPLLTEFQSQVLWAFLESRDDADTSSPQREDCEALGREVGLTGEEVRRWFLDAWHVKDRERLDSFDDERDRSLEDEEGNLMIDESEDGHSPSASGSHAIDLSNSAERHRDRIGKTSPRELLLTSDSENEEFYTSVIVTDEESQSSSVKEESGSPVKQPLQVEMTGEKSSGGGKVLRSTTVFLSDAEDEYDDETSAKRRKRESEIDKEVEVKQEKQDIDLDLQLEEQADPPTPLSVAVDHQGVPTGILQPLPLSLSLAPLSTQLYSPYVLSLPSSVIGVGVSEGDRGKVTAFSKTRVVTRNSAALSEPLNASATSSYLSNGNDCEAALDLSIGKNHSSTISPLSTTNNPSVQKSHLLDGLGLRPANIGITGDGGLIVVQVKPDSAIAIPSSNNSTNRNNLAKTSTVYMRAAEKVSTLMEREKEKEQEKEQDQKRQKVRRFRDMRRSRTIIHADQLDILYGCYFKDPNPGKHEFEQISEWVNLPKKVVQIWFQNMRARERKGEVRFISDGTLAAVGKPLIKFTWPLTKPIVSSPPKPNPSPSTGWASGKSQTGNVPPKTEKVKEEVKEPVKTPTQGPSRLNEMPSFTVVSASPLMAHKIKAEATPVTMVKIAPKVLATPVAVPLLVSGTPASRSAQKRKVESDHTDEDDPDYQVEVKSTNRTVPKSSTTPINKSSALASQKHNGLKYWSQKGPFKINTLSREQLGLSAPRPTPTITTMPSPVAVKPPSAPSQKETSYIQQNFTPRRPRTHLNGLQLSILQSCYETCAHPNALECEAIGTELGLPLKVVQIWFQNTRAKEKRWRLQQEKMSPNPSDPSKKIDVSSSSYLQYNALRANRPILPKPVQLTVMEPSSYTVNQSTGRETLRGKCEACGVEFESRAAARDHVFSPRHLATLKTTNFGQLASLVSNGSGTGSTGLAIQSSSPSPARNSS